A portion of the Thermoflexus hugenholtzii JAD2 genome contains these proteins:
- a CDS encoding M20 family metallopeptidase: MGEVWPSRWMETFLRLQEELVALLRELVLRESPTTEKAAVDRLGEFVAERLRELGAQVERIPQEAVGDHWVATWGDPEASTQILTLCHLDTVWPLGTLERMPLREEDGRLYGPGVFDMKGGIAVLLGALQGLRTLGLHPPHRVRMLFTSDEETGSETSRPLIEEEARRSQLVLCLEPALPDGSLKTFRKGVGDFIVIAHGRSAHAGADPQRGINAIEELAYQIMRLRALADPRRGTTVTVGVIRGGTRPNVVPEYAEMVVDVRVATRAEMDRMEKAFRSLRPVLDGARVEVRGGFNRPPMERDARMVATFRRACTIAAELGLTLTEGGTGGGSDANFTAALGVPTLDGLGAVGNGAHALDEHVWIASLPQRAALVAALLARWTVL, translated from the coding sequence ATGGGCGAGGTCTGGCCGTCCCGTTGGATGGAAACCTTCCTCCGGCTTCAGGAGGAGCTGGTGGCGCTGTTGCGGGAGCTGGTCCTCCGCGAGTCGCCCACCACCGAGAAGGCGGCGGTGGACCGGCTGGGGGAGTTCGTGGCCGAACGCCTGCGGGAGCTGGGGGCTCAGGTGGAGCGGATCCCCCAGGAGGCCGTCGGGGATCACTGGGTCGCCACCTGGGGCGATCCGGAAGCCTCCACGCAAATCCTGACCCTCTGTCACCTGGACACGGTGTGGCCATTGGGGACCCTGGAGCGCATGCCTTTGCGGGAGGAGGACGGGCGCCTCTATGGGCCCGGCGTCTTCGACATGAAAGGCGGGATCGCCGTCCTCCTCGGTGCCCTTCAGGGCCTGCGGACGCTCGGCCTCCATCCCCCGCACCGCGTCCGGATGCTGTTCACCAGCGATGAGGAGACCGGCAGCGAGACCTCCCGCCCGCTGATCGAGGAGGAGGCCCGGCGCAGCCAGCTGGTCCTGTGCCTGGAGCCCGCCCTCCCCGACGGCAGCCTGAAGACGTTCCGCAAAGGGGTGGGGGATTTCATCGTGATCGCGCACGGGCGCTCCGCCCACGCCGGCGCCGATCCCCAGCGCGGGATCAACGCCATCGAGGAGCTGGCGTATCAGATCATGCGCCTGCGCGCCCTGGCCGATCCCCGGCGCGGCACCACTGTGACGGTGGGGGTGATCCGGGGCGGCACCCGACCCAACGTGGTGCCGGAATACGCGGAGATGGTAGTGGACGTGCGGGTGGCGACCCGGGCGGAGATGGACCGGATGGAGAAGGCCTTCCGGAGCCTGCGGCCGGTCCTGGATGGCGCCCGCGTGGAGGTGCGGGGAGGGTTCAACCGACCCCCGATGGAGCGGGACGCCCGGATGGTCGCCACCTTCCGGCGGGCCTGCACCATCGCGGCCGAGCTGGGGCTGACCCTCACGGAAGGAGGGACCGGCGGGGGAAGCGACGCGAACTTCACCGCCGCCCTGGGCGTCCCCACCCTGGATGGCCTGGGGGCGGTGGGCAACGGCGCCCACGCCCTGGATGAGCACGTGTGGATCGCCTCCCTCCCGCAACGGGCCGCCCTGGTCGCCGCTTTGCTGGCTCGATGGACGGTATTATAA
- a CDS encoding SIR2 family NAD-dependent protein deacylase produces MEMEELARAAEMIRRSRYLVALTGAGISTPSGIPDFRSEGSGLWTIYDPMEVASIWAFSRRPEAFFEWVRPLARMIREARPNPAHYALARLEAAGILKALITQNIDELHQKAGSRRVIEVHGHLREATCIRCYRKVPAAPYLDAFLENGTIPRCEVCGGVLKPNVILFGEQLPAQAFLAAQQEARRADVFLVAGSSLEVAPAGDLPILAKEHGARLILINLSPTAADRYADLQIRGDVAEILPLLADAVLGPAREEAFGAE; encoded by the coding sequence ATGGAGATGGAGGAGCTGGCCCGCGCGGCGGAGATGATCCGCCGCTCCCGTTATTTGGTGGCCCTGACCGGAGCCGGGATCAGCACCCCTTCGGGGATCCCGGATTTCCGGAGCGAAGGCTCCGGGCTGTGGACGATCTACGATCCGATGGAGGTGGCCTCCATCTGGGCCTTCTCCCGCCGTCCCGAAGCGTTTTTTGAGTGGGTGCGCCCCCTGGCCCGCATGATCCGGGAGGCCCGGCCCAACCCCGCCCATTACGCCCTGGCCCGCTTGGAGGCTGCGGGCATCCTCAAAGCCCTGATCACTCAGAACATCGATGAGCTTCACCAGAAGGCGGGCTCCCGCCGGGTCATCGAGGTGCACGGGCATCTGCGGGAGGCCACCTGCATCCGGTGCTATCGTAAAGTCCCCGCCGCCCCTTACCTGGACGCTTTTCTGGAGAACGGGACGATCCCGCGCTGCGAGGTGTGTGGGGGAGTGCTCAAGCCGAACGTCATCCTGTTCGGGGAGCAGCTGCCGGCCCAGGCTTTCCTCGCCGCCCAGCAGGAGGCCCGCCGGGCGGATGTTTTCCTGGTGGCTGGCTCCTCCCTGGAGGTGGCCCCGGCGGGGGATCTCCCCATCCTGGCTAAGGAACACGGGGCCCGCCTGATCCTGATCAATCTCTCCCCTACCGCTGCTGACCGTTACGCGGATCTGCAGATCCGCGGGGATGTGGCGGAGATCCTCCCCCTCCTGGCGGACGCCGTGCTGGGACCCGCGCGGGAGGAGGCCTTTGGTGCGGAATGA